In Thunnus thynnus chromosome 13, fThuThy2.1, whole genome shotgun sequence, the following proteins share a genomic window:
- the ints2 gene encoding integrator complex subunit 2, protein MADSTGLQFVSSYAFEAMQKVDVVRLAALSDPELRLLLPCLVRMALCAPADQSQSWAQDKKLILRLLSGVEAVNSIVALLSVDFHALEQDARKEQQLRHKAGGSNGESILVSQLQHGLTLEFEHSDPLRRLRLALSELLAIMNKVADSNGEFFLKSSELFESPVYLEEVADVLCILQAELPSLLPIVDVAEALLHVRNGDWFLCLLVANVPDSFNEVCRGLIKNGERQDEESVGGRRRTEALRQLCQMNPSQALNIRAMVVEECHLPGLGVALTLDYKPDTADEAVSPLVSYVSGLLLGTNSKVRTWFSMFIRNGQQRKRESSSVLWQMRRQLLLELVAILPRSRSTHVPNDGDMEEGGSGYSGLREEHVVKASALLRLYCALMGIAGLRPTDEEAEQLLQLMTSRPPATPAGVRFVSLSFCKLLAFPTLVSTPEQEQLMVMWLSWMIKEEEYFESAAGVSASFGEMLLLVAMYFHSNQLSSIIELVCSTLGMKIAIKPSSLSKMKTIFTQEIFTEQVVTAHAVRVAVTNNLSANITGFLPIHCIYQLLRSRAFTKHKVSIKDWIYRQLCETTTPIHTQLIPLIDAYINSILTPASKANPEATNQPITEQEILNVFQASAGQGEVSRGGRQRYSITTQLLILYYILSYEENLLASTKQLALMQKKPKSYSAALMDQIPIKYLVTQAQGLQQELGGLHSALLRLLATNYPHLCLVEDWVCEEEVTGTLPLLRKMMLPSNTCRYTQSQLHQAFQKLPSSSPRLMRILEHLTLLSPGDLIPYAEALTASTALLLEPAVPRRILQTLNKLWMGLNTVMPRRLWVMTVNALQPSAKLLRQQKYTQNDLMVDPLIVLRCDQRVYRCPPLMDIVLHMLNGYLLASKAYLHCHLKETGDFDRQSQTVSNLGVPGQPDTPEVTREELKNALLAAQDSAAVQILLEVCLPTSEEQQLGANTESLLRSIRGPMPGKSKQGSLGPRARGSVKDAETEGGLLSDLREVQCLICCLLHQMFIADPNIAKLVHFQGYPQALLPLTVAGIPSIHICLDFIPELLAQPQLEKQIFAIQLLSYLCTQYALPKSLSVARLAISVMGTLLTVLTRAKRFSFFMPTLPCLVAFCQAFPPLYDDVAALLVQVGQVCASDVATKARDIDPLIARLQYLKEKPQEAVVPGEGSSKLTLPQRTAEELGGADPDVQICYCIEATFMDIISSTLHGL, encoded by the exons ATGGCAGACAGTACAGGGCTGCAGTTTGTCAGCTCCTATGCCTTTGAAGCTATGCAGAAAGTGGACGTGGTGCGCCTGGCAGCTCTAAGTGACCCAGagctgaggctgctgctgccctGCCTGGTGAGGATGGCTTTGTGTGCTCCAGCTGATCAGAGCCAGTCCTGGGCACAGGACAAGAAGCTCATCCTCCGCCTGCTCTCTGGAGTAGAAGCTGTCAACTCCATTGTAGCACTGTTGTCTGTGGACTTTCATGCCTTGGAGCAGGATGCACGAAAGGAGCAGCAGCTGAG GCACAAGGCAGGTGGCTCTAATGGAGAGAGCATCCTGGTGTCACAGCTACAGCACGGTCTTACCCTGGAGTTTGAACACAGTGATCCCCTCAGGAGACTCCGTCTGGCCCTCAGTGAACTGTTGGCTATCATGAATAAG GTGGCAGACTCGAATGGAGAATTTTTCCTAAAGTCCTCTGAACTCTTTGAAAGCCCTGTTTACTTGGAAGAGGTTGCAGATGTCCTCTGCATTTTACAAGCAG agcTGCCTTCCTTGCTGCCCATCGTGGATGTAGCAGAGGCTTTGCTTCATGTCCGCAACGGAGACTggtttctgtgtctgctggttgCCAATGTTCCCGACAGCTTCAATGAAG TTTGCAGAGGTTTGATCAAGAATGGAGAACGTCAGGATGAGGAGAGCGTTGGTGGTCGACGCAGAACTGAAGCCCTGAGGCAGCTCTGTCAGATGAACCCCTCACAGGCCCTGAACATCAGAGCTATGGTG GTGGAGGAGTGCCATCTGCCTGGTCTGGGTGTGGCTCTGACTCTGGACTATAAACCAGATACAGCAGATGAGGCAGTCAGTCCCCTCGTCTCTTATGTCAGCGGTTTACTACTGGGTACCAATAGCAAAGTCCGTACCTGGTTCAGCATGTTCATTCGCAATGGACAACAG agaaagagagaaagcagctCGGTACTGTGGCAGATGCGCAGACAGCTGCTTCTGGAGCTGGTCGCCATCCTGCCACGCTCACGCAGCACCCACGTGCCCAACGACGGTGACATGGAAGAGGGCGGCTCAGGGTACTCTGGCCTCAGAGAGGAGCATGTGGTGAAGGCCAGCGCTCTGCTCCGACTGTACTGTGCCCTAATGGGCATCGCAGGTCTCAG ACCTACTGATGAAGAGGCcgagcagctgctgcagctgatgacAAGTCGGCCTCCGGCCACTCCTGCTGGTGTTCGCTTTGTCTCCCTGTCTTTCTGCAAGCTGCTGGCCTTCCCTACTCTAGTCAG CACGCCAGAGCAGGAGCAGCTGATGGTCATGTGGCTCAGCTGGATGATCAAAGAGGAGGAATACTTCGAGAG TGCTGCAGGCGTATCTGCTTCTTTTGGAGAGATGCTATTACTGGTTGCCATGTACTTCCATAGCAACCAGCTCAGCTCCATTATTGAGTTGGTGTGCTCTACTTTGGGGATGAAG ATTGCCATCAAACCCAGCTCTTTAAGCAAGATGAAGACTATCTTCACACAGGAGATCTTCACAGAACAG GTGGTTACAGCCCATGCGGTGAGGGTTGCAGTGACCAACAACTTAAGTGCCAACATCACAGGATTCCTCCCCATTCACTGCATCTACCAGCTGCTTCGGAGCCGAGCCTTCACCAAGCACAAAGTGTCCATCAAG GATTGGATCTATCGCCAGCTCTGTGAGACAACCACCCCCATCCACACCCAACTGATTCCCCTAATTGACGCCTATATCAACTCAATCCTCACACCAGCATCCAAGGCCAACCCAGAGGCCACCAACCAGCCTATCACTGAGCAGGAGATCCTCAATGTCTTCCAGGCCTCTGCTGGG CAAGGGGAGGTTAGTCGAGGAGGACGACAGCGCTACTCCATCACCACCCAACTCCTTATCCTCTACTACATCCTGTCTTATGAGGAGAACCTGTTGGCTAGCACCAAACAACTGG ctttgatGCAGAAGAAGCCGAAGTCCTACTCAGCAGCCCTGATGGACCAAATCCCCATTAAGTATCTGGTTACCCAGGCCCAGGGACTGCAACAGGAGCTTGGAG GTCTGCACTCTGCCCTGTTGAGGCTGCTGGCCACCAACTACCCCCACCTATGTCTAGTGGAGGACTGGGTGTGTGAGGAGGAAGTGACTGGTACCCTGCCCCTGCTGAGGAAGATGATGCTCCCTAGCAACACCTGCAGATACACTCAGAGCCAGCTCCACCAAG CCTTCCAGAAGTTACCATCCAGCAGTCCCAGGCTGATGCGGATCCTGGAGCACTTGACGCTGCTTTCACCTGGAGATCTGATCCCCTACGCGGAGGCCCTCACAGCCAGCACGGCTCTGCTGCTGGAGCCTGCTGTGCCTCGCCGTATACTGCAGACCCTCAACAAGCTCTGGATGGGCCTCAACACTGTGATGCCCCGCAG GTTGTGGGTGATGACAGTAAATGCTCTCCAACCTTCAGCTAAGCTGCTCAGACAGCAGAAGTACACTCAGAACGACCTGATGGTGGATCCTCTCATTGTGCTGCGTTGTGATCAGAGGGTGTACAG GTGTCCTCCTTTGATGGACATTGTCCTTCACATGCTAAATGGGTACCTGCTGGCCTCAAAAGCCTACTTACACTGCCACTTGAAGGAGACGGGTGACTTTGATCGGCAGAGCCAGACAGTCTCAAACCTGGGTGTGCCTGGACAGCCAGATACACCTGAGGTCACCAGGGAGGAGCTGAAGAACGCCCTCCTAGCTGCGCAG GATAGCGCAGCTGTCCAGATTCTCCTGGAGGTGTGTCTGCCAACATctgaagagcagcagctggGGGCCAACACTGAGAGCCTGCTGAGGAGCATTAGGGGCCCCATGCCAGGGAAATCGAAACAAGGAAGCCTGGGGCCGAGAGCCAGGGGGAGCGTGAAGGATGCTGAGACAGAGGGAGGCTTGCTCAGTGACTTGAGGGAGGTGCAATGTCTCATCTGTTGTCTGCTGCATCAGATGTTCATTGCAGACCCCAACATTGCCAAGTTGGTCCACTTTCAG ggTTACCCTCAAGCTCTGCTGCCTCTAACTGTGGCAGGCATCCCCTCCATCCATATCTGTCTGGACTTCATCCCAGAACTGCTGGCCCAGCCCCAGCTGGAAAAGCAG ATCTTTGCAATCCAGTTGCTGTCGTACCTGTGTACCCAGTATGCTCTACCCAAGTCGCTCAGTGTGGCCAGGTTGGCCATCAGTGTTATGGGCACACTTCTAACAG tgcTGACTCGTGCCAAGCGTTTCTCCTTCTTCATGCCCACCCTGCCATGCCTGGTGGCCTTCTGTCAGGCCTTCCCTCCGCTCTATGATGATGTAGCAGCCCTGCTAGTACAAGTTGGTCAGGTTTGTGCCTCTGACGTGGCCACCAAAGCCAGGGACATTGACCCTCTCATCGCCC GCCTGCAGTATCTGAAGGAGAAACCACAGGAGGCTGTGGTTCCAGGAGAGGGCTCCTCCAAGCTGACTTTACCCCAGAGGACAGCAGAGGAATTGGGTGGCGCTGACCCTGATGTCCAGATCTGCTACTGCATAGAGGCCACCTTTATGGACATCATCAGCTCCACCCTTCATGGACtatag